A part of Candidatus Bathyarchaeota archaeon genomic DNA contains:
- a CDS encoding Em GEA1 (EM1), with protein MDEERKKGTMSVEEAGRLGGQKGGRKTAETHGREFYEEIGHKGGQKVRRLIEEGKEYENE; from the coding sequence TTGGATGAGGAGCGAAAGAAGGGAACGATGAGCGTTGAAGAAGCGGGGCGGTTGGGCGGCCAGAAAGGTGGACGTAAAACCGCGGAGACTCATGGTCGCGAATTTTATGAGGAGATCGGACATAAAGGCGGACAGAAGGTTCGACGGCTCATCGAGGAAGGCAAAGAGTACGAAAACGAGTAA
- a CDS encoding Em GEA1 (EM1): MEEKKGKMTVEEAGRRGGLKTAETHGEEFYSEIGRKGGRIGGPKGGQRVRKLIEEGKAHEEE; this comes from the coding sequence TTGGAAGAGAAGAAAGGCAAAATGACCGTTGAAGAGGCAGGACGCAGGGGCGGATTGAAAACAGCGGAAACGCATGGAGAAGAATTCTACAGCGAAATCGGCCGAAAAGGAGGACGAATAGGTGGCCCTAAAGGCGGTCAAAGAGTCCGTAAACTCATCGAGGAAGGCAAAGCGCACGAAGAAGAATAG
- a CDS encoding Em GEA1 (EM1) has protein sequence MSDKKKGKMTVEEAGRMGGEKTSETHGEEFYSEIGHKGGQKVKRLIEEGKEYEGK, from the coding sequence TTGAGTGATAAAAAGAAGGGAAAGATGACCGTTGAAGAAGCAGGACGCATGGGTGGAGAGAAGACCTCGGAAACTCACGGCGAAGAATTCTACAGTGAAATCGGCCACAAAGGCGGCCAGAAAGTAAAGAGACTTATCGAGGAAGGAAAGGAGTATGAGGGCAAGTAA
- a CDS encoding flavodoxin domain-containing protein has product MKKVLVLYYSRSGNTEKMAKAVAEGAQSVGGVQVDLNFHVEVSELAGYDAVIVGAPTYRHELPVDFKNLFEGAEVKRLNLKGKIGGVFGSYGWSGEAPKQLTDIMAKLGMQTPQPPVLAKYAPDSAALDACRSLGKKISETLMNTP; this is encoded by the coding sequence ATGAAGAAAGTACTTGTTTTATACTATAGCCGCAGTGGCAACACTGAAAAAATGGCTAAAGCCGTTGCTGAAGGAGCCCAATCCGTCGGCGGCGTCCAAGTTGACCTTAACTTCCATGTGGAAGTCTCCGAACTCGCAGGTTATGATGCCGTCATCGTTGGGGCACCAACCTACCGTCATGAGTTGCCGGTGGATTTCAAAAACCTCTTTGAAGGCGCTGAGGTTAAGCGTTTGAATTTGAAGGGGAAAATCGGTGGGGTTTTTGGTTCCTATGGATGGAGCGGCGAAGCCCCCAAACAGTTGACCGACATCATGGCAAAGCTTGGGATGCAAACACCCCAACCGCCGGTTTTAGCAAAATACGCTCCTGACTCGGCAGCGCTGGATGCATGCCGGAGCTTGGGAAAGAAAATTTCCGAAACCTTGATGAATACGCCTTAG
- a CDS encoding B12-binding domain-containing radical SAM protein, whose translation MKVLLVNPPQTFYPGSDPPAGNLPLGLMYIASVLQKSGYTVEILDAFMAGAEFEEKNGDEVTIGLPIKRIEEEIRSRKPDVVGIAGPFTSQIGHAIKVSKAAKEANPNILTVVGGPHVTLVPKEFLEEAQSVDIAVCGEGEYAMLEIAQHFEGKTQLSEIRGIAYRQNGAVTVNERRPFIDNLDELPYPAYDLVDMEQYLGPSKIGYRSFQTRAISMVTSRGCPFNCCFCSVHLHMGKGFRAHSAKYVLDHIQYVVDKYKVKNIFFEDDNLTLDLKRFEAICDGIIERKLKIGWETPNGVRADRLNMPLLRKMKASGCKSVFVGVESGDQQILDEVICKSLDLNRVVEFARNAKEIGLKTGAFYIIGFPGETKQNMQRTVDFALEMKRRYDVGMHLFAATPSYGTRLYEECKAKGYLPEDLSWNSFSVARQARGLPLITTGEFTPREVRDIAAKALAEYKRIHLVNLAKNPRRALGTAFSQPQLIVKYIRSLFR comes from the coding sequence ATGAAGGTTCTCCTCGTTAACCCGCCGCAGACGTTCTATCCAGGTTCCGATCCGCCAGCAGGGAATTTGCCGCTTGGATTAATGTACATAGCCTCGGTGCTCCAGAAAAGCGGCTACACAGTGGAGATTTTGGATGCCTTTATGGCTGGCGCGGAGTTTGAGGAGAAAAACGGCGACGAAGTAACCATCGGCTTACCCATTAAGCGAATTGAAGAGGAAATACGGAGCAGAAAACCCGACGTAGTGGGCATAGCGGGTCCCTTCACCAGCCAAATCGGCCACGCCATCAAAGTCAGCAAAGCCGCCAAAGAAGCTAACCCAAACATTCTGACTGTGGTGGGTGGACCACACGTCACCTTGGTTCCCAAAGAGTTCCTAGAAGAAGCCCAGTCAGTGGACATTGCTGTTTGTGGCGAAGGCGAATACGCAATGCTTGAAATCGCCCAGCACTTCGAGGGCAAAACGCAGCTCAGCGAAATAAGGGGCATCGCTTACCGCCAAAACGGCGCCGTTACCGTCAACGAGCGCAGACCCTTCATCGACAACCTCGATGAATTGCCTTACCCCGCCTACGACTTAGTGGACATGGAGCAGTATCTTGGGCCAAGCAAAATTGGCTACCGCAGCTTCCAAACCCGAGCAATCTCGATGGTGACGAGCCGCGGCTGCCCCTTTAACTGCTGCTTCTGCTCGGTGCATCTTCACATGGGCAAGGGCTTCCGTGCACACAGCGCCAAATACGTCCTTGACCACATCCAATACGTTGTGGACAAGTACAAGGTCAAAAACATCTTTTTCGAAGACGATAACCTCACCTTGGACCTTAAACGCTTCGAAGCTATCTGCGACGGCATCATCGAGAGGAAACTCAAGATAGGCTGGGAAACCCCCAACGGCGTCCGCGCCGATCGCCTCAACATGCCGCTTCTGCGCAAGATGAAGGCGTCGGGCTGCAAAAGCGTATTTGTCGGCGTCGAATCCGGCGACCAGCAAATCCTCGACGAAGTCATCTGCAAAAGCCTAGACCTTAACCGCGTAGTGGAGTTCGCCAGAAACGCCAAGGAAATCGGGCTTAAAACCGGCGCCTTCTACATCATCGGGTTCCCCGGCGAAACCAAGCAGAACATGCAGCGCACCGTTGATTTCGCTTTGGAGATGAAGCGCAGGTATGATGTGGGGATGCATCTGTTTGCGGCGACGCCCAGCTATGGCACAAGGCTCTATGAGGAATGCAAAGCCAAAGGGTACCTTCCCGAGGACTTGTCATGGAACAGTTTTTCTGTGGCGAGGCAGGCGCGGGGTTTGCCGCTGATTACCACTGGCGAGTTTACGCCGCGGGAAGTCAGGGATATTGCGGCTAAGGCACTGGCGGAGTACAAGCGTATTCATCTGGTTAATTTGGCGAAGAATCCTCGGAGGGCGCTTGGGACGGCGTTTAGTCAGCCGCAGCTTATCGTCAAGTACATTAGGAGCCTCTTTAGGTAG
- a CDS encoding PQQ-binding-like beta-propeller repeat protein: MNKPVNALFLTLMLAASIILLSHAPLGVQAASSSEYPMFQYDSSHSGSIPTAQTPSTTQWTYQIGASVVTSPAIARGMVSITSNTGLFTLRMDTGGFVRVYYIPCGASSPCYVDNGGNGLVCVCGNDGRIYAFDAFLGNIKWNYSIGGLTSSAPVVDSGVLYVGSPDGNLYALNATTGSKVWNSMTGGPVYSSPAVSGGLVYVGSADGNIYAFETLSGAQAWNYTLGGTVEADPCVADGTVYIGSSNGTVYALNASGGAKIWSHQIGSYPLLYPLSQSASVSTCPAVTGGIVYVSADDGYIYALNAFNGSEIWHFQTSGTGLDASPVIANGVVYVECVGAAKFYALNAATGSELVTYNLGGSSTAAIANGTVYVGSSNGTVYAFPIVTVPTPTPPPTQSSPSSSSSSSSSTSNPTSTGSPPKQSTPTPTATPLPTATPTPQQQTKDNPAEFAPPQYLYEALGIGLIVGAAALLAYAFMLKKKKTK, from the coding sequence ATGAACAAACCCGTAAATGCCCTTTTTTTAACGCTTATGCTCGCCGCAAGCATCATACTTCTAAGCCATGCTCCTCTTGGCGTGCAGGCGGCTTCTTCCAGCGAATATCCGATGTTTCAGTATGACTCCAGCCACTCAGGCAGTATACCCACAGCTCAAACCCCAAGCACAACCCAATGGACCTACCAGATAGGCGCTTCAGTAGTTACCTCTCCAGCTATCGCCCGCGGCATGGTCAGTATAACTTCAAATACAGGCCTCTTCACGCTGCGCATGGATACAGGTGGGTTTGTCCGAGTGTACTACATCCCCTGTGGGGCTTCATCTCCCTGCTATGTCGATAACGGCGGAAACGGATTGGTCTGCGTATGCGGAAATGACGGGCGCATCTATGCCTTCGACGCATTTCTAGGCAACATAAAATGGAACTATAGTATAGGCGGGCTAACTAGTTCGGCTCCCGTCGTCGACAGCGGCGTTCTCTATGTGGGGTCGCCGGATGGCAACCTGTACGCGTTGAATGCCACCACGGGCAGCAAAGTATGGAACTCCATGACCGGAGGTCCGGTTTACTCTTCCCCTGCAGTGTCAGGCGGCTTAGTCTATGTTGGGTCAGCTGACGGAAACATCTACGCGTTTGAGACCCTAAGCGGCGCTCAGGCATGGAACTACACCCTCGGGGGCACCGTTGAAGCAGACCCCTGCGTTGCCGACGGCACAGTTTACATAGGCTCAAGCAATGGCACCGTTTACGCGTTGAATGCCTCAGGTGGCGCTAAAATCTGGAGCCACCAAATAGGGTCTTATCCGCTGCTGTATCCGCTTTCCCAATCCGCTTCAGTGTCAACTTGCCCCGCGGTTACAGGCGGCATAGTGTATGTTTCCGCAGACGACGGCTACATTTACGCCCTAAACGCTTTCAACGGCAGCGAAATATGGCATTTCCAAACCAGCGGCACCGGGCTTGATGCGTCTCCGGTGATTGCAAACGGGGTTGTCTACGTGGAGTGTGTAGGCGCCGCTAAGTTTTATGCATTAAATGCCGCAACAGGCAGCGAACTTGTAACCTATAATCTAGGCGGGTCCTCTACGGCGGCTATAGCAAACGGCACAGTCTATGTGGGTTCAAGCAACGGCACCGTTTACGCTTTTCCAATAGTGACGGTTCCCACCCCGACGCCGCCCCCCACGCAATCATCTCCATCCTCATCCTCCAGCTCGTCTTCATCCACCTCCAACCCAACATCCACCGGGTCCCCGCCAAAACAGTCCACCCCAACGCCGACGGCGACACCACTCCCCACTGCAACACCCACGCCTCAGCAGCAAACAAAAGATAACCCCGCTGAATTCGCCCCTCCACAGTACCTCTATGAAGCTCTTGGAATCGGGCTAATCGTGGGTGCAGCCGCGCTTTTGGCTTATGCGTTTATGCTGAAAAAGAAGAAAACCAAATGA
- a CDS encoding general stress protein B has translation MSTRSEEARKGKMTVAEAGRKGGQKTASTHGREFYEEIGRKGGEKVSAERGPEFYSEIGSKGGSERAKQHEGSAEAMGKTSLEEAGHRGGQRVRRLIQAGKEREAAE, from the coding sequence TTGAGTACACGATCAGAAGAGGCAAGAAAAGGCAAAATGACCGTGGCGGAGGCAGGCAGGAAAGGAGGACAGAAAACCGCATCCACCCACGGACGAGAATTCTACGAGGAAATCGGACGCAAAGGCGGCGAAAAAGTCTCAGCGGAACGCGGACCAGAATTCTACAGCGAAATCGGCAGCAAAGGCGGATCCGAACGCGCAAAACAGCATGAAGGATCAGCTGAAGCCATGGGCAAAACCAGCCTAGAAGAGGCAGGACACCGAGGCGGCCAACGCGTTCGGCGCCTGATTCAGGCTGGAAAAGAGCGTGAGGCAGCGGAATAA
- a CDS encoding VOC family protein: MTTDVEGAKNFYQKITGLNVMPGPYPMLMDNNQPVAGLVGPRADGSAWPSGGPESHWIAYFSVDDVDATARKAKQLGGKVLLPPTDVPGFGRAAVLRDPQGAAFGIFTQLK; the protein is encoded by the coding sequence ATGACAACCGATGTCGAAGGTGCCAAAAATTTCTATCAAAAAATTACCGGACTAAATGTGATGCCAGGTCCCTATCCCATGCTAATGGACAACAATCAACCAGTCGCTGGACTAGTGGGTCCAAGAGCCGACGGATCAGCGTGGCCTTCAGGTGGTCCAGAATCACACTGGATTGCCTATTTTAGCGTCGATGATGTGGACGCAACGGCGAGAAAAGCGAAGCAACTCGGAGGTAAGGTGCTGCTACCCCCCACCGACGTCCCAGGGTTTGGTCGAGCAGCCGTCCTAAGGGACCCGCAAGGAGCAGCATTCGGCATATTCACCCAACTGAAATAA
- a CDS encoding DUF2795 domain-containing protein, with protein MHYPAEKKKLVSNAQGKDAPEDVMDLINKLPDKTYNSPIDITKEIGKIE; from the coding sequence ATGCATTACCCTGCGGAGAAGAAGAAACTGGTCAGCAACGCCCAAGGTAAAGATGCACCCGAAGACGTCATGGATCTCATCAACAAGCTTCCCGATAAAACCTACAATTCGCCCATAGACATCACAAAAGAAATCGGCAAAATCGAGTAG